The following coding sequences lie in one Metallumcola ferriviriculae genomic window:
- a CDS encoding sigma 54-interacting transcriptional regulator — MLKITHVMTENVTKISTETTMTEAALAFRQKDLKRAAVVDGSERLVGILEMNSFIKAFLATADMHERVTKYMNRSFRTISVDSDTDALKNAPVESTWVVNAQGQLMGFLRKSDILAISGEQCWLYNSQLQTVLNSLPDAVIVVDTKGTIALFNKPAERMLGIDIDDALGQDARSILADDFLSDCLRRGESRYNVKETINGKKVLRDWMPLLDNDKQGLLGAVEIIRDISHLDQVSTQLDGVNELVKELEGIVESSYDGLVVTDGNGRLLRVSSSYERISGVSREELNSNIGKNMQELESDGTISHSASLLALQRKEPVTIKQQVRTGKELMVTANPIIDEDGNVLRVVCNIRNLSELDQLRRELAETKAVSARYHIELKELRARQLNIEGVISKSKEMQNVLDLAARVARVDSTVLLTGETGVGKEIIAKVIQKNNTRADAPFARINCGAIPHELLESELFGYEKGSFTGAGKNGKIGMFEVANGGTILLDEISEMPQSLQVKLLRVLQEHEIVRVGGVKSIKLDVRVIAATNQDLSKLVKENKFRKDLYYRLNVVPIFIPALRQRREDIIPLAVHFLKKYNDRYGFDKHFSARVLELFEGYAWQGNVRELENMVERLVVMTEGEMIEVHCLPQSFLKILESADIDGIHKPITVNGILPLRDASAILEKELLVRALGVYRTTRKVAQVLGVDHSTVVRKANKHSIALTN, encoded by the coding sequence ATGTTAAAAATCACTCATGTCATGACAGAGAATGTCACCAAAATTTCAACAGAAACCACTATGACGGAAGCAGCATTGGCTTTTAGACAAAAGGATTTGAAAAGGGCGGCTGTGGTTGACGGATCTGAGCGGTTGGTGGGCATTTTAGAAATGAACAGCTTCATCAAAGCCTTCCTAGCCACCGCAGATATGCATGAAAGAGTAACTAAGTACATGAACCGCTCTTTTCGCACCATTTCGGTGGATAGTGACACAGATGCATTAAAGAATGCACCTGTGGAAAGCACTTGGGTAGTAAATGCACAAGGACAGTTGATGGGTTTCTTAAGAAAGTCAGACATTTTAGCAATTTCCGGAGAACAATGCTGGTTATATAACAGCCAACTTCAGACAGTACTTAATTCTTTGCCTGACGCAGTCATTGTAGTGGATACTAAAGGGACAATAGCGCTTTTTAATAAGCCGGCGGAAAGAATGCTGGGCATTGACATCGATGATGCATTAGGTCAGGATGCCCGGAGTATTCTTGCCGATGATTTTCTATCAGACTGTCTCAGGAGGGGTGAGTCACGGTATAACGTTAAAGAGACGATTAACGGAAAGAAAGTGCTCCGCGATTGGATGCCGCTTCTTGATAATGATAAACAAGGTCTTTTGGGCGCGGTAGAGATTATTAGGGATATTTCACACCTAGATCAGGTGTCCACTCAACTAGATGGTGTTAACGAGCTTGTGAAAGAGTTGGAAGGGATTGTGGAATCTTCTTATGACGGCTTGGTGGTTACTGACGGTAACGGGCGGCTGCTTCGGGTGAGCAGCAGTTATGAGAGAATTAGCGGTGTTTCCAGAGAAGAACTTAATTCAAACATTGGTAAGAATATGCAGGAACTGGAGTCCGACGGTACTATATCACATTCAGCAAGCCTATTGGCCTTACAAAGGAAAGAGCCCGTCACCATTAAGCAGCAGGTCAGAACCGGAAAAGAATTGATGGTTACTGCCAACCCCATTATAGACGAGGACGGTAATGTATTGCGGGTTGTTTGTAATATCCGTAATTTGTCAGAGCTTGACCAGCTTCGCAGGGAATTAGCGGAGACCAAAGCGGTTTCAGCTCGTTACCATATCGAATTAAAAGAATTAAGAGCGCGTCAGTTAAATATAGAGGGTGTGATAAGTAAATCAAAGGAAATGCAGAATGTCCTGGATTTAGCCGCTCGGGTAGCCCGAGTAGATTCAACCGTATTGCTCACCGGGGAAACCGGTGTTGGCAAGGAGATTATTGCTAAGGTAATCCAGAAAAACAATACTCGCGCCGATGCGCCGTTTGCTAGAATTAACTGTGGTGCAATTCCCCATGAACTGTTGGAATCGGAACTATTCGGCTACGAAAAAGGATCTTTTACCGGTGCTGGTAAAAACGGCAAAATAGGTATGTTTGAGGTAGCTAACGGGGGCACTATTTTGTTGGATGAAATTAGCGAAATGCCCCAGTCGCTGCAGGTAAAACTGCTTCGGGTATTGCAGGAGCACGAGATTGTACGGGTAGGTGGTGTGAAGTCTATTAAATTAGACGTGCGGGTAATAGCTGCCACCAACCAAGACTTGAGTAAGCTAGTAAAGGAAAATAAATTCCGAAAGGACTTATATTACCGTTTAAATGTTGTACCCATATTTATCCCTGCACTGCGCCAGCGTCGGGAGGATATCATACCTCTGGCTGTTCACTTTTTGAAAAAGTATAACGACCGGTATGGATTTGATAAACACTTTTCTGCCAGGGTATTGGAACTATTCGAGGGCTATGCCTGGCAGGGAAATGTGCGGGAACTGGAAAATATGGTGGAGCGGTTAGTGGTAATGACTGAGGGAGAAATGATTGAAGTACATTGCCTGCCTCAAAGTTTCCTTAAGATCTTGGAATCTGCAGACATTGACGGTATTCATAAGCCAATTACCGTTAATGGCATACTGCCGCTACGGGATGCTTCGGCAATATTGGAGAAAGAATTGCTGGTAAGAGCGTTAGGGGTTTACCGTACTACTCGAAAGGTAGCGCAGGTCTTAGGTGTGGACCATTCTACGGTAGTGCGTAAGGCCAACAAACACAGTATTGCTCTGACTAATTGA
- a CDS encoding long-chain-fatty-acid--CoA ligase, giving the protein MTKPYYQHWPQLLPKELYYPQVPLFVLLETSARFYPDKTAINFYGREISYSQLQESILHLAGALAEMGVSKGSRVAVYMQDTPQFVISYYAIMRANAVVVPLNPMLVEAELEFLVKDSGSEIVITTADLMPRILNIKPNTALKEVIVSQYQDYLPEKASLPVPSSLLADYPVIEGVKKLQELISKELPAPLVEVGPEDLCMLPYTSGSTGNPKGCMHTHATVISNTVSAYYWMVHTSATVTLAVLPFFHVTGLIHSLLSPLYAGSTIIMLARWDRKTALQAIEQMRCTHWVNISTMLVDLLAAPDIEQRDLSSLMGIGGGGAPLPRAVGEKLEQLTGLKYVEGYGLTETISQTHFNPPHRPKLQCIGIPDFGVDARIIDVDSGKEVPPGKEGELIISGPEVFKGYWNRPEDNENAFMEIEGKAFFKTGDVCYMDEEGYFFIVDRTKRMINAAGFKVWPAEVENHLYKNPHILEACVVGVPDTKRVEEVRAYVVLKEASRGQVTKEDIINWSKQRMSAYKYPRQVRFVDSLPKSASGKILWRQMETEAKKEFA; this is encoded by the coding sequence GGGAAATCAGCTATAGCCAACTGCAGGAAAGTATCCTTCACCTGGCAGGTGCATTGGCGGAAATGGGCGTCAGTAAAGGAAGCCGGGTAGCAGTTTATATGCAGGACACGCCCCAGTTTGTTATCAGTTATTATGCAATTATGCGGGCGAATGCCGTAGTAGTGCCGCTAAATCCAATGCTAGTAGAAGCAGAACTAGAGTTTCTAGTTAAAGACAGCGGCAGTGAGATTGTAATTACTACTGCAGATTTGATGCCCAGAATACTGAATATCAAACCGAATACTGCTCTTAAGGAAGTAATTGTTTCTCAATATCAGGATTATCTACCGGAAAAAGCCTCACTGCCGGTACCCAGTTCCCTATTAGCGGATTACCCCGTGATTGAAGGGGTAAAGAAATTGCAGGAATTGATTTCTAAAGAACTGCCGGCACCTCTGGTTGAAGTAGGACCGGAAGACCTTTGTATGCTGCCGTATACATCAGGGTCAACAGGAAACCCCAAGGGCTGTATGCATACCCACGCGACGGTGATTAGCAATACAGTCAGTGCTTATTATTGGATGGTACATACTTCTGCCACTGTGACATTAGCGGTACTGCCTTTTTTCCATGTTACGGGATTAATACACAGCCTTCTTTCACCGCTTTATGCGGGATCAACCATTATCATGCTGGCACGATGGGACCGGAAGACTGCCCTTCAGGCCATTGAACAAATGCGCTGCACACATTGGGTGAATATATCTACTATGTTGGTTGATTTATTGGCCGCACCAGATATTGAACAGCGTGATTTGAGTTCGCTGATGGGTATAGGTGGTGGAGGAGCACCTCTACCTAGAGCAGTAGGAGAAAAGTTGGAACAATTGACCGGATTAAAGTATGTGGAAGGTTACGGGCTTACGGAGACTATCTCCCAGACCCATTTCAACCCACCCCACAGACCTAAGCTACAGTGTATCGGTATCCCTGATTTTGGTGTGGATGCCAGAATAATCGATGTGGACAGTGGAAAGGAAGTACCGCCTGGCAAAGAAGGTGAATTGATTATTAGCGGGCCTGAAGTATTCAAGGGCTATTGGAATCGCCCGGAAGACAACGAAAATGCTTTCATGGAAATTGAAGGCAAAGCTTTTTTCAAAACAGGTGACGTCTGCTATATGGATGAGGAGGGATATTTCTTCATTGTTGACCGTACGAAGCGCATGATTAATGCGGCGGGTTTTAAGGTTTGGCCGGCAGAGGTGGAAAATCATCTTTACAAAAACCCACACATTTTGGAGGCCTGCGTGGTAGGAGTGCCTGACACTAAACGGGTGGAGGAAGTACGGGCATATGTGGTGTTAAAGGAAGCATCCCGGGGACAAGTGACCAAAGAGGATATCATCAACTGGTCCAAACAACGCATGTCTGCTTATAAATATCCCCGACAGGTGAGGTTCGTGGATTCTTTACCAAAAAGTGCATCGGGTAAAATCTTATGGCGGCAAATGGAGACTGAAGCAAAAAAGGAATTTGCCTAA
- a CDS encoding thiolase family protein, with product MMREAVIVSAARTAIGKENGALKDVPPENYAALVIREAVKRSGLTDQQMIDEVVFGHVLGSVGCMARMALLKAGLPQSVPGLSIDRQCGSGSTAINMAAALIKGGAGDIYVAGGVESMTRQPYLLEKPTKAYQRVAPNWIPLRPLAPKEIGDPPMGITAENVAERWQVSREEQDELAYLSQVKAQRAIEEDRFVEQIVPVAIPQRKGDSVIFSKDEHPRLGITKEQIAKLRPVFKQDGTVTAGNSSGINDGAGAVVVVEEEKARELGLNPLVSVKGFAYAGVDPNIMGIGPVPAVEKVFQQTGLSVEDMDVIELNEAFASQAIACCRELGIDWQDEEKFNPNGGAIALGHPIAGSLAILVIKAIYELKRKNGRYALITACCGGGQGVATIIENK from the coding sequence ATTATGAGAGAAGCAGTGATTGTTAGCGCTGCTCGAACAGCTATTGGCAAGGAAAACGGTGCTCTAAAGGATGTACCGCCGGAAAACTATGCGGCTTTGGTAATAAGGGAGGCAGTGAAACGCAGCGGCTTGACCGATCAGCAAATGATTGACGAGGTGGTTTTCGGTCATGTGCTGGGTTCGGTAGGTTGTATGGCCAGGATGGCACTTTTAAAGGCGGGATTACCTCAAAGTGTGCCCGGCTTAAGTATTGATCGCCAGTGCGGTTCCGGATCCACTGCCATTAATATGGCGGCAGCATTAATCAAGGGCGGGGCCGGGGATATTTATGTCGCCGGTGGTGTGGAAAGCATGACCAGACAGCCGTATCTGTTGGAAAAGCCAACAAAGGCTTACCAGCGGGTGGCCCCTAATTGGATACCTTTACGGCCGCTGGCACCCAAAGAGATCGGTGACCCGCCCATGGGAATTACCGCCGAAAATGTGGCTGAAAGATGGCAGGTAAGCCGCGAAGAACAGGATGAATTAGCGTATTTGAGTCAAGTTAAAGCCCAGCGGGCAATCGAAGAAGACCGTTTTGTGGAACAGATAGTACCGGTAGCTATTCCGCAAAGAAAAGGGGATTCGGTGATATTTAGCAAAGATGAGCACCCGCGGCTTGGTATTACCAAAGAACAGATTGCAAAGCTTAGACCGGTATTTAAACAAGATGGTACGGTTACCGCAGGCAACTCATCAGGAATTAATGATGGCGCCGGTGCAGTGGTAGTGGTAGAGGAAGAAAAGGCCCGGGAATTAGGTCTTAATCCACTGGTATCGGTCAAAGGGTTTGCCTACGCCGGTGTTGACCCCAATATTATGGGAATTGGACCTGTGCCGGCAGTGGAAAAAGTATTCCAGCAGACAGGATTGTCCGTAGAGGATATGGATGTGATAGAGCTGAATGAAGCTTTTGCTTCTCAGGCCATTGCCTGCTGCCGCGAACTTGGGATAGATTGGCAGGATGAAGAAAAGTTCAATCCTAACGGCGGTGCCATTGCACTGGGTCATCCTATAGCCGGTTCTTTAGCCATTTTAGTAATCAAAGCTATTTACGAACTAAAACGAAAGAATGGCAGGTATGCACTGATTACCGCGTGTTGTGGCGGCGGCCAAGGGGTCGCCACTATTATAGAAAATAAATAA
- a CDS encoding 3-hydroxyacyl-CoA dehydrogenase family protein, protein MNINDIKQICVIGAGNMGHQIALRGALSGYKVICTDVSDEQLKKAEAFADKYLPGRVAKGKLTEEQAKSARENISFSSSLEEAARDADFVIEAATEKMDLKLNIFSQLDNICKPDTILATNSSFIVSSKIAGSVNRPDKVVNMHFFNPALVMKLVEVVKGPHVSQETADVTMELARRMEKKPVLLKKEIYGFLVNYLLASLTRESLYLLDQGIASAQDIDMAVENALGHPMGPFKLMDLTGVDLSYHISMERFLETGERKDMPSPTIVEKYVRKEWGKKTGKGFYEYNK, encoded by the coding sequence ATGAACATTAACGACATCAAGCAAATTTGCGTCATCGGCGCAGGTAACATGGGACATCAAATAGCGCTGCGCGGGGCATTGTCAGGTTATAAGGTTATTTGCACCGATGTATCCGACGAGCAATTAAAAAAAGCTGAAGCATTTGCTGACAAGTATCTGCCCGGTCGAGTGGCAAAAGGTAAATTAACTGAAGAACAGGCTAAAAGTGCTCGAGAGAACATATCCTTCTCCAGTAGTCTTGAAGAGGCGGCAAGAGATGCGGACTTTGTTATCGAGGCCGCTACAGAAAAAATGGACTTAAAACTTAATATCTTTTCTCAGTTGGACAACATTTGTAAGCCCGACACTATTTTAGCCACTAACAGTTCCTTCATCGTCAGCTCTAAAATCGCCGGCTCTGTTAACAGACCGGATAAGGTCGTGAATATGCATTTCTTTAATCCTGCCTTGGTAATGAAATTGGTAGAAGTGGTCAAAGGCCCGCATGTTTCTCAGGAGACAGCTGATGTGACGATGGAATTAGCACGCCGCATGGAGAAAAAGCCGGTATTGCTGAAAAAGGAAATTTACGGTTTTCTTGTGAACTATCTTCTTGCATCTCTTACTCGGGAATCGCTATATTTATTGGACCAAGGAATTGCCAGCGCCCAGGATATTGACATGGCGGTAGAAAATGCGCTGGGTCATCCCATGGGACCCTTTAAACTGATGGACTTAACCGGAGTGGACCTTTCCTATCATATTTCTATGGAGCGTTTTTTGGAGACCGGAGAGCGCAAGGATATGCCCAGTCCCACAATAGTGGAAAAATATGTACGTAAAGAATGGGGAAAAAAGACCGGTAAAGGTTTTTATGAATACAATAAGTAG
- a CDS encoding acyl-CoA carboxylase subunit beta, with product MQEKINDLLRRKEKAKLNGGAEKIASQHRKGYYTARERIDLLVDPGSFLELGMLNHSDMTGAEDKSAGDGIIAGLAKVQGRPAVVQAADKTVFAATEGTVHIRKSRAIHHYALKRGLPMFNLTEGGGLRMPDGMGSDGISDKLFPSEMLAHSRQVPTITGVLGDSYGGPTWISVSSDFVAQVKGTCMAVAGPRMLEMATGEEVSPEELGGWKLHANTTGQVDIFADDEEECVQHMKDFFSYLPSNYQEEPPFKSTADDPERRIDQVIDVVPGEGRRTYDMKELVRLIVDDGEYFEYKGLYGRALITCLARINGRVVGIVANQPMFSAGASGPDECDKAIDFICLCDSYNIPMVFLHDTPGFRISVQAERAKMPTKIMVWNQALAHSTVPKISVVIRKSIGAAYGNMCGPSMGADFVVAWPTAEINFTGPEVGINVVYGRQLAEASDRKEKRQDLLRKWSFDSSPYKAAAKHLIDDVIDPRDTRSFLCRSLAFACDKGVRSERRLANWPTGF from the coding sequence ATGCAGGAAAAAATCAATGATTTGCTTCGGCGTAAAGAAAAAGCCAAGCTTAACGGTGGTGCGGAAAAAATTGCAAGCCAGCATCGCAAGGGTTATTATACGGCGCGGGAAAGGATAGATCTGCTGGTGGACCCGGGCAGTTTTTTGGAGCTGGGGATGTTAAATCATTCCGACATGACCGGGGCGGAGGACAAAAGTGCCGGGGACGGTATAATCGCCGGACTGGCAAAGGTTCAAGGGCGGCCGGCAGTGGTTCAGGCCGCAGATAAGACAGTGTTTGCCGCTACTGAAGGGACCGTACACATCCGAAAATCCAGGGCAATACATCATTATGCATTAAAAAGGGGACTGCCCATGTTCAACCTCACTGAGGGAGGGGGACTGCGTATGCCTGATGGTATGGGGTCGGACGGTATCAGCGACAAGCTATTTCCCAGCGAAATGCTGGCTCATTCTCGGCAGGTGCCGACCATCACTGGTGTTTTAGGCGATAGTTATGGCGGCCCTACGTGGATTTCAGTTTCCTCTGATTTTGTGGCTCAAGTAAAAGGGACCTGTATGGCGGTGGCTGGCCCAAGAATGCTAGAAATGGCTACCGGGGAAGAAGTGTCCCCTGAGGAACTGGGCGGTTGGAAATTACACGCTAATACAACCGGGCAGGTCGATATTTTTGCTGACGATGAGGAAGAATGTGTGCAGCATATGAAGGATTTCTTTAGTTATCTGCCATCGAACTATCAGGAAGAACCGCCTTTTAAAAGTACAGCCGATGACCCCGAGCGTCGAATTGACCAAGTAATTGACGTGGTGCCTGGGGAAGGAAGACGCACCTATGATATGAAAGAGCTGGTAAGGCTGATAGTGGATGACGGTGAGTATTTCGAATATAAAGGTCTTTATGGTAGAGCATTGATCACCTGTTTGGCGCGGATAAACGGCAGGGTGGTTGGCATAGTGGCCAATCAACCGATGTTTTCTGCCGGAGCAAGCGGGCCTGACGAATGTGATAAAGCGATAGACTTTATCTGTCTTTGTGATTCTTACAATATCCCGATGGTATTTCTTCATGATACTCCCGGCTTTAGAATTAGCGTCCAGGCGGAACGGGCAAAGATGCCAACTAAGATCATGGTCTGGAATCAGGCATTGGCACATTCCACAGTACCAAAAATATCGGTTGTCATTCGAAAAAGTATCGGCGCTGCCTATGGGAATATGTGCGGCCCTTCTATGGGAGCTGATTTCGTAGTAGCTTGGCCCACGGCAGAAATTAATTTTACCGGCCCGGAAGTAGGCATCAATGTGGTTTACGGTCGGCAGTTGGCAGAAGCTTCAGACCGGAAGGAGAAAAGACAGGACCTGCTGAGAAAATGGAGCTTTGACAGTTCACCGTACAAGGCCGCAGCCAAGCACTTAATTGATGATGTGATTGACCCAAGGGATACTCGAAGTTTTCTCTGTCGCAGCTTGGCATTCGCCTGTGATAAAGGGGTCAGAAGTGAACGCCGCTTGGCCAATTGGCCTACCGGCTTTTAA
- a CDS encoding gamma carbonic anhydrase family protein: MLIEFNGKKPKVAKGAFVAPNATLIGDVTVEEGASIWFGAQLRGDFGGIIIGANSSIQDNAVVHVLPKGQTVVEENVTVAHGAVLHNCVVREGSIIGMNVVILDNAEVGEQAMIAAGSVVATGSKIPDRYLAAGAPAKPKKELSGESLWWVEASAKTYVDLANDYLKQGIGKINS, translated from the coding sequence ATGTTAATTGAGTTTAACGGTAAAAAACCTAAGGTGGCCAAAGGTGCATTTGTAGCACCCAATGCTACATTAATTGGTGATGTAACCGTGGAAGAAGGAGCAAGCATCTGGTTTGGTGCACAATTGCGTGGCGACTTCGGCGGGATTATTATTGGTGCCAATAGCAGTATTCAGGATAATGCTGTGGTCCACGTACTGCCCAAAGGGCAGACGGTAGTGGAAGAAAATGTGACGGTGGCTCATGGTGCGGTATTGCACAACTGTGTTGTCCGAGAAGGAAGCATTATTGGAATGAATGTCGTAATTTTGGACAACGCTGAGGTAGGCGAGCAGGCAATGATTGCTGCTGGAAGTGTTGTGGCCACGGGGTCTAAGATACCTGACCGTTATCTGGCTGCCGGTGCTCCCGCAAAGCCTAAAAAGGAACTATCTGGAGAATCGTTATGGTGGGTGGAGGCCAGCGCTAAAACATATGTCGACCTGGCGAATGACTATCTCAAACAGGGAATAGGGAAAATAAACAGCTAA
- a CDS encoding long-chain-fatty-acid--CoA ligase, with product MSTNQEQLWYKSYPEQVDFNLEYPKKTLPQLIDELAEQYSDVDAYVFAGKKASYREFSEQVGRFATALTDIGITKGDRVAVMAPNCPQYVISYYAILKIGAVVVQTNPMYTQREVEHQLKDSGAESMIVYDALYPTVAAVRGKTNLKNVILFSLGQEVPAQGDNIERFEQLLAGTKNQPPEVDVDLEDVAVFQYTGGTTGVSKGAMLTHMNVMSDAYMVKTWTHDATMGAEKSLVVLPLFHSYGMSTSMNTTLLMAGTLILVPRFEPEEVLKLIEAYRPTIFNGVPTMYTALLQHPKLKDFDLSSIRICITGGSAMPVEVQQKFQNITGAKILEGFGLSESSPVTHCNPLGKTVKVGSIGVPMPDTYCKIVDIDTGEKELEPGQEGELIIKGPQVMKGYWNMDEETASTLRNGWLFTGDIAKMDDEGYFFIVDRKKEMIIAGGYNIYPREVEEVLYEHPNVAEAAVAGVPDEYRGETVCAFVVPKAGTELDEKEVIKFCRERMAAYKAPRKVVVMAELPKTTVGKILRRKLTELYSEAK from the coding sequence ATGTCAACAAATCAAGAACAACTATGGTATAAATCGTATCCGGAGCAGGTTGATTTTAACTTGGAATATCCGAAAAAAACGCTGCCCCAGTTGATAGATGAGCTAGCAGAGCAGTACAGTGATGTTGATGCCTATGTTTTTGCGGGGAAAAAGGCCAGCTATCGTGAATTTAGTGAGCAGGTGGGCAGGTTTGCCACCGCATTGACGGATATAGGGATAACAAAGGGCGACCGGGTGGCTGTGATGGCTCCAAACTGCCCGCAATATGTAATTAGTTACTATGCAATTTTAAAAATTGGTGCCGTAGTAGTGCAGACCAACCCGATGTATACCCAAAGGGAAGTGGAGCACCAGCTGAAGGATTCAGGCGCTGAGTCCATGATAGTTTATGATGCACTTTATCCAACAGTTGCAGCAGTTCGAGGTAAAACTAACCTGAAGAATGTCATCTTATTCAGCCTCGGACAAGAAGTTCCGGCACAGGGGGATAATATTGAACGTTTTGAACAACTTTTGGCCGGCACGAAGAACCAGCCTCCTGAAGTGGACGTGGACCTTGAGGATGTGGCTGTTTTTCAGTATACCGGTGGAACAACTGGTGTATCCAAAGGGGCTATGCTGACCCATATGAATGTCATGTCTGATGCCTATATGGTTAAAACTTGGACTCATGATGCCACCATGGGTGCAGAGAAAAGCCTGGTGGTATTGCCCTTATTTCACTCCTACGGCATGTCCACTTCCATGAATACAACCCTTTTAATGGCGGGAACATTAATTCTTGTTCCGAGATTTGAGCCCGAGGAAGTGCTTAAACTTATTGAAGCATATCGACCGACTATTTTTAACGGTGTACCAACTATGTATACGGCTCTGCTGCAGCACCCCAAATTAAAGGACTTTGATCTTTCGTCTATAAGAATATGTATAACAGGCGGCTCAGCCATGCCGGTTGAAGTTCAGCAAAAGTTTCAAAATATTACAGGCGCCAAGATTTTAGAAGGGTTTGGCTTGTCTGAATCTTCACCGGTGACTCATTGTAATCCTTTGGGTAAAACCGTAAAGGTAGGCAGTATTGGTGTGCCTATGCCTGATACCTACTGTAAAATTGTGGACATCGATACCGGCGAGAAGGAATTAGAACCTGGGCAAGAAGGGGAGCTTATTATCAAAGGGCCCCAGGTAATGAAGGGTTACTGGAATATGGACGAAGAGACGGCGTCTACTCTTCGAAATGGATGGCTTTTTACCGGTGATATCGCCAAAATGGACGATGAAGGATACTTTTTTATCGTGGACAGAAAGAAAGAGATGATTATTGCCGGCGGTTATAATATCTACCCTCGTGAGGTTGAAGAGGTTTTGTATGAGCACCCAAATGTGGCGGAAGCGGCTGTAGCCGGGGTGCCTGATGAATATCGAGGCGAGACGGTATGTGCTTTTGTAGTACCTAAAGCCGGAACTGAACTTGATGAGAAAGAAGTAATTAAGTTTTGCCGGGAACGGATGGCAGCATATAAAGCGCCGCGAAAAGTAGTGGTGATGGCAGAACTGCCTAAGACAACCGTTGGCAAGATTTTACGGCGAAAGCTTACCGAACTTTATTCCGAGGCTAAATAA
- a CDS encoding BtrH N-terminal domain-containing protein, with product MKKMVEGLKHYPGVHCCSTSVRDIVNFHGHELSEAMCFGLASGLGFTYWKDDKVSPSRCMAGRAEWIAPQFFQNIGMPFTWEVQKEFPWPEMKKYLDNDVPILLLTDIYYLEYYGSSTHFAGHCVVLAGYDEEHETVFLGDTDREGWQTASLASLEKAMNSVALPVSIQNYWQPFPKVEIASIESAIVTALMRQYKQMQHPSQPIVGLTGMQHFVKDLKNWSKEAADLDWCLRFSYQVIEKRGTGGGNFRLIYSSFLEEAHQYFPGSTLDDAAAEMKEIAALWTELAYVFKELSESFTAKQLENAIALSRNVCSREKDFYLRLSHICENLSGLE from the coding sequence ATGAAGAAGATGGTTGAAGGATTAAAACATTATCCCGGGGTACACTGTTGTTCTACATCAGTGAGGGATATCGTGAATTTTCACGGGCATGAATTGTCCGAGGCCATGTGTTTTGGCCTAGCCAGCGGGTTGGGTTTTACTTATTGGAAGGATGACAAGGTATCGCCTAGTAGGTGTATGGCCGGGCGGGCAGAATGGATAGCACCACAATTTTTCCAAAATATTGGCATGCCGTTTACTTGGGAGGTTCAAAAAGAGTTTCCGTGGCCGGAAATGAAAAAATATCTTGATAATGATGTGCCAATTCTACTGCTGACAGACATATATTACTTAGAATATTATGGGAGCAGCACTCACTTTGCCGGTCATTGCGTAGTACTGGCCGGATATGATGAAGAGCATGAAACGGTATTTTTAGGAGATACGGACCGTGAAGGATGGCAGACCGCTTCATTGGCGTCGCTGGAAAAGGCGATGAATTCGGTGGCACTGCCGGTAAGTATCCAAAACTATTGGCAGCCATTCCCTAAGGTAGAGATAGCCAGCATTGAATCAGCGATTGTTACAGCTTTAATGAGGCAGTATAAGCAGATGCAGCATCCATCGCAGCCAATAGTAGGATTGACGGGAATGCAGCACTTTGTTAAGGATTTAAAGAATTGGTCGAAAGAGGCAGCCGACTTAGATTGGTGTCTGCGTTTCAGTTATCAAGTAATTGAAAAACGGGGCACGGGCGGTGGTAATTTTAGATTAATTTACAGCAGTTTCCTTGAAGAAGCCCACCAATATTTCCCGGGGTCAACGCTTGATGATGCTGCGGCGGAAATGAAGGAGATTGCCGCTCTCTGGACAGAATTGGCCTATGTTTTTAAAGAACTGAGCGAATCATTCACTGCTAAACAACTTGAAAATGCGATCGCTTTAAGCCGCAATGTCTGCAGCCGGGAAAAGGACTTCTACCTAAGACTTTCTCACATATGTGAAAATCTATCCGGCTTGGAGTAG